From Spirochaetota bacterium:
AGAACCAAAACCAATTTTCCTCCACACACCCCTCTCCCCTGGGAGAGGGGCCGGGGGTGAGGTGCCGTGAAGCTTTGTAGCGATATAGCGCGAGTGAATGGGATACGTCGGAAATAAGTTAGGGAGTTTCGCATAACGATATGCTCAGCGTAGAAGAAAAACAGGAGATCGCAAAGATGCTCGAGGCCTGTCCGATGCCGCGGGCGGGGTGCATTGAGGCGCTCACGGTCGTGCAGCGGCACCGGGGCTGGGTGTCGGATGAGGGCGTGATCGACGTCGCCGCGCTCCTGGGCATGACGCCGGCCGAGGTGGATAGCGTGGCGACCTTCTACAACTTTATATTCCGAGGCCCGGTGGGCCGGCACGTGGTGCTCCTGTGCGACAGCATAAGCTGCTGGGTGATGGGATACGAAAACCTTTTAGACCATTTAAAGACGAAGCTGGGGGTGGAACCCGGGGGCACCAGCGCGGACGGGCGCTTCACATTGTTGCCGAATGTGTGCCTGGGCGCGTGCGACGAGGCGCCCGCGATGATGGTGGATGACGAGCTCTACGGGCGCCTTACGCCCGCGAAGATAGACGAGATCCTGGAGCGATACCCGTAGGTACAATGAAAACGATGGAACGCCCGCTTACACAACATATCCGTCCGGACCGCTCCCCGCTGAGCATATCCGAATACGAAAAGACCGGGGGATACCAGGCCGCGCGCAAGGCCTTAAAGACCATGGACCCGAAGTCCGTGACCGATACGGTCATTAACGCGACGCTCAGGGGAAGGGGGGGCGCGGGATTCTCAACGGGGCGGAAATGGAGCTTCATCCCGAAAGACGCGCCGCCCCAGCGCTACCTGGTGGTCAACGCCGACGAGATGGAGCCGGGGACCTTCAAGGACCGCCTTCTATTAGAAGGAAACCCTCACCAGCTCATCGAGGGCATGATCATCGCCGCCTTCGCGATACAGGCCGACACGGCCTACATCTTCCTGCGGCGCGCCTACCGGCTGGCGGCGGCCCGGCTGGAAAAGGCCCTCGCCGAAGCGCGCGCGGCAGGATACCTGGGGAAAAATATTTTCGGCAGCGGCAGATCGCTCGAGATTCACGTGCACATGAGCGCGGGCCGTTATATCTGCGGCGAGGAGACCGCGCTTATCAACGCGCTCGAGGGACGCCGCGCGAACCCACGCTCGAAGCCGCCCTTTCCGCAGATCAGCGGGCTTTTCGGCAAGCCCACGATCGTGAACAACGTCGAAACGCTCTGCAACGTGCCGCATATAATCGGCAAGGGCGTCGACTGGTTCAAGTCGCTCGCCCTGACCGAGGACGGGGGCACGAAGCTCTACGGCGCGAGCGGCAAGGTGAAGAAGCCGGGGCTGTGGGAGCTTCCCCTGGGCACCAGCGCGCGCGAGATACTCGAAGAGCACGCGGGCGGCATGCGGGACGGGCTCAAATTCAAGGGCCTGCTTCCCGGAGGCGCCTCCACCGATTTTCTCGTCGAGAAGCACCTGGACCTTCCCATGGATTTCAACGCGCTCGGCGCGGCGGGGTCAAGGCTGGGGACCGGCACCATGATCGTGATGGACGACCGGACCTGCCCGGTGGGCTTCGTGCACAACCTGATTCGTTTCTTCGCCCAGGAATCCTGCGGCTGGTGCACGCCCTGCAGGGAGGGGCTTCCCTGGGTTGAGAAGACGCTCGCCGCGATCGAGGCCGGAAAAGGAAAAGACGGGGACGTCGAGATACTGGAGATGCACGCGAAGGCGCTGGGCATGGGCAACACCTATTGCGCGCTCGCGCCGGGCGCCATGGAGCCGCTGGCGAGCGCCCTTCTCTATTTCCGCGACGATTTCACGCGGCACATCAAGGAACAGGGGTGTCCCTGGAGATAGCGCATGGCGACCATCTATATAGAAAACAAGGCTCACCAGGTGGGCACCGAAAAGAGCCTGCTTGATACCTGCCTCTCGCTGGGGTACGATATCCCGTACTTCTGTTGGCATCCCGCGCTGGGATCGGTGGGCGCGTGCAGGTTGTGCGCGGTGAAGAAATTCGCGGGCCCCGACGACACGAAGGGCAGGATCGTCATGTCCTGCATGGAGCCGGTCATCGACGGCCTCCGGATATCGGTCAACGATCCCGAGGCGCGCGCATTCCGCGCGCGCGTCATCGAGTGGCTCATGGCGAACCACCCGCACGACTGCCCGGTGTGCGACGAGGGCGGCGAATGCCATTTACAGGACATGACGACGATGAGCGGACACGTGTATCGGCGCTACCGCTTTACGAAGCGCACGCACGTGAACCAGCGCCTGGGACCGTTCATAAATCACGAGATGAACCGCTGCATCCAGTGCTACCGCTGCGTCCGCTTCTACCGGGACTACGCGGGCGGGCGCGACCTGAACGTGTTCGCCGCGAAGAACCACCTGTATTTCGGAAGGCACGAGGACGGCGCGCTCCGGAGTCCCTTCAGCGGGAACCTGGTCGAGGTCTGTCCCACCGGCGTATTCACCGATAAAACCCTCAAGCGGCACTACGCGCGCAAGTGGGATTTGCAGACCGCCCCCTCGGTGTGCGCGCACTGCGGGCTTGGCTGCAACATCATCGCCGGTGCGCGCCATGGAACGCTCCGCCGTGTCCTGAACCGCTACAACGGCGAGGTGAACGGGTACTTCCTGTGCGACCGGGGCCGATTCGGCTACGAGTTTGTGAATGCGGACACGCGAATAAAATCCGCGCTGGTGAAGAGCGCGTCGGGCGCGCTCGAGACGGTGCCGGCCGAAGCCGTTACCGCAAAAATCGCGGCCCTGCACGCGCAGGGGAAGCGCATCCTGGGAATAGGTTCGCCCCGGGCCTCCCTTGAGTCGAACTTCGCGCTGATGCGCCTTGCGGGTGACGCGCATTTTTACGCGGGTGTCGGGAAGCACGAATTTTCCCTGTACCGGCTTGCCCTCTCGCTCCTCGCGTCCGGACCGTATCGCGCCGCATCGCTCGGGGACGTGCGGCGCGCCGACGCCGTCGCGATACTCGGCGAGGATCTCGAAAGCGCCGCGCCGCTGCTTATGCTTGCGGCACGCGAATCGGCCCACGGGGGCGCGCGCCGCGCCGCCGGGAAGCTCGGGATACCCGGGTGGGACGACGCCGCCGTGCGTTATGCGACGCCCGACGGCGGGGGCCCGCTGTTCGTCGCGGACTGCGGTCCCGCGGCGCCGGGACCGGGGGATTTCCGGGGAGACCCGGATTCCCTCGCGCGCGTCGCGTTCGCGGCCGCGCATGAAATCGATGCCGCCATTCCCGACGCGACCGGGCTTTCCCCAGCTGAGCGCGAATTCGCCGCGCGCATGGCGCAGGGGCTTAAAAGCGCGGACAATCCCGTGATCGTGTCCGGCATGTCGCGGGGGAGCGGGGCGCTCATGAGGGGCGCGGCCGCGCTCGCCGCGGCCCTGTGCCGGGACGGGAAGACGGCGGGTCTTTTCCTCGCGGGGCCGGAATGCAACGGCATGGGGCTCGCGCTCATCGCGGAAAAGGACCTGGACGACGCGATCGCGGCAGCCGCGTCCGGGGGCTACGATTCCGTGATCATACTCGAAAACGACCTGTATCGCCGCATTGCGGATCGGGACGCGGAGCGTCTATTCGCGTCGAAGATTCCCGTGACGGTGATCGACTGCGTACATTCCCGGACGACCGCGCGCGCGGACCTGGTCCTGCCCGCCGCGAGTTTCCCCGGATCGAACGGCACCCTCGTGAACGCGGAAGGGCGCGCCCAGCGTTTCTTCCAGGTGTTCGACGAGGGAGAGGCGATCCGTCCGTCGTGGAAATGGATCGTCGAGATCGCCCGTGCCGCGGGATCGCCCGAATGCCGTTGGACGACATTTGATGAAATTGCGGGCGCGCTCGCCGAATCGGGTCCGCGTTTCAAGGCGCTCGCCGCGCTCGCGCCGGATGCGAATTTCCGCATGACGGGCCAGAAGATTCCGCGCCAGTCCCACCGGCGCAGCGGGCGTACCGCGGAGTTCGCGAATGTGGCCGTGAGTGAGGCCCGGCCACCCCTGGATGCTGAGAGCCCGTTCACGTTCACGATGGAAGGGACGCGTCTCATGCCGCCCGCGCCGCTCGTGCCCGCGTACTGGCGCCCCTCGTGGAACTCGGTGCAGTCGGTCAATTGGTACCAGGAGGAGGTGGGGGGCGCGCTCAAGGGAGGAGACCCGGGAGTGCGCCTCTTCGAAAAGGTGCAGGGTGCCGCGCATGAAAGCGTATCGGCCCCCCAGGCCTTCGCGCCGCGTCCCGGTCAATGGCTGCTTGTCCCGCACCACGCGCTTTTCGGGTCCGACGAGCTCAGCATGCTGGCCCCCGGGATCATGGAGCTCGCCGCGGCGCCGCACGTCATTTTGCGTCCCGATGAGGCGGGGACACTTGGACTGCCCGAGGGAGCATCGGCGCATATCGCTTTTGGGGACACGACTGTGGATGCCGCGGTGAAATTGAACGATCATGTGCCCGCGGGAACGGCGCTGCTGTTTCCCGGTCCGGGTGTTCACTTTGCAGCTCCGGCATGGGGCACGATTCGCGGGGCGAAGCCATGAACGAGCTCTTGAGAACGATACTGATCATAGGGGGCGTGCTGGGCGGCGTGCTCGGCCTGGCCTCCGGCCTCATCTGGGTCGAGCGCAGGCTCCTCGCGCTCTGGCAGGACCGATATGGCCCCAACCGCGTGGGACCGTTCGGCCTCCTGCAAGTCGCCGCCGACATCATCAAGCTCTTCTTCAAGGAAGACTGGACGCCGCCCTTTGCCGACAAGCCCGTGTTCATTTTCGCGCCGGCCGTCGTCGTCGCGGGCGTGCTCATGAGCTTCGCCGTGATACCGTTCTCGGACACGATCTTCGTGACGGACCTGGACATTGGGCTCCTCTTCTTCCTCGCCATGTCGTCGCTCGGCGTGTACAGCATCGTGCTGGGCGGCTGGGCCTCCAACAACAAGTACGCGCTCCTGGGTTCCATGCGCGGCGCGGCGCAGATGATCACCTACGAGGTCTTCATGGGCCTGTCGCTCATGGGCGTGGTGATGACGGCGGGCTCGTTCAGCCTGCGCGCCATCGTCGAGGCGCAGCGCGGCATGTGGTTCGTGGGGCCGCAGTTCGTGGGCTTCGCCGTCTTCCTGATCGCGGGGGTGGCCGAGACGCATCGCCTCCCGTTCGACCTGCCCGAGGCGGAAAGCGAGCTCGTCGCCGGCTACCACTCGGAATACTCCGGCATGAAGTTCGGCATGTTCTTCCTGGGGGAATACCTGGGGATCATACTCGTGAGCGCGATGATGACGACGCTCTTTTTCGGGGGGTGGCTGGGACCGGCCTTCCTGCCGCCGTTCGCGTGGTTCCTCATAAAGACCTTCGCGTTTATCGGGCTGTTCATACTGCTGCGCGCCGCGCTGCCGCGGCCCCGGTACGACCAGCTCATGGAATACGGATGGAAGCTCCTGCTTCCGCTCGCCCTGGTGAACCTGATGGTGACCGGGGCGTTGATACTACTGGGGGGATGACCGCATGCTGAGCATTCTCAGGAGCCTCTGGCTCGTGCTGCTGCACACCTTCAAGAGACCGGTTACGGTGCTCTACCCGGAGGTGAAGCCCGCGCTCCCGGCGCGCTGGCGCGGGAGGATCGTGCTCACGAACGATCCCGACGGGAAAGAGCGCTGCGTCGCCTGCTACCTGTGCGCGGTCGCGTGCCCGGTGGACTGCATCTCCCTGCAGGCGGCGGAGATGGAGGACGGAAGACGCTACCCGGAATTTTTCCGGATCAACTTCTCGCGGTGCATATTCTGCGGCTACTGCGAGGACGCGTGCCCCACGTACGCGATCCAGCTCATCCCCGATTTCGAGATGTGCGAGTTCGACCGCCAGAACCTGGTGTACGAAAAGGAAGACCTACGCATCTCCGGGCCGGGGAAATATCACGATTACAATTTCTACCGCGTGGCCGGGATGTCCATCGCGGGAAAGGACAAGGGCGAGGCCCAGGACGAGGAAAAGCCGGTGGATGTGAAGAGCTTATTGCCATGAGGGATATTTTCTATCCAGCGAACCCGCTGATGAGGGGATGCTTCGCCAGGGGTGTTGTTCCGCGAACACCCCCGGCACCCCCGCGCGGCTCGCTCAGGCGCCGCGAGGGGCTGGCGCCCGCTGTTTCGGCCTGCGGCTCCCCTGCGCTTCTCGATTTCGGCGGGCCTGCGGGATCCGCCCATAAAGCCGGGCGGGGTCCTCGGCCCTTTTCCGGACACGGCAAGGCGGCATTGTGGGGAGTCCCTTTTCCGTTCACCGCCGAAATCTGCGATGCTCGGCGAAACAGGAGGGCGCGTGAAGATGGAATTTTTCGGCATATAATGAAAATTCGCATCGCAATAAACCGTAGGCATTTTCCTTATCGCCCCTCTCCCGCGGGGAGAGGGGCCGGGGGTGAGGTCGTATGGACATTCTAATCTACATAGCCTCCGCGGTCGCGGTGATTTCTACGGCGATCGTGATCACGCGCACGAACGCGGTGCACGCGCTGTTGTACCTCATCGTGTCGCTCATGGCCGTGGCGGTGGTGTTCTACCTGATGGGCGCTCCCTTTGTCGCGGCGC
This genomic window contains:
- the nuoE gene encoding NADH-quinone oxidoreductase subunit NuoE → MLSVEEKQEIAKMLEACPMPRAGCIEALTVVQRHRGWVSDEGVIDVAALLGMTPAEVDSVATFYNFIFRGPVGRHVVLLCDSISCWVMGYENLLDHLKTKLGVEPGGTSADGRFTLLPNVCLGACDEAPAMMVDDELYGRLTPAKIDEILERYP
- the nuoF gene encoding NADH oxidoreductase (quinone) subunit F is translated as MERPLTQHIRPDRSPLSISEYEKTGGYQAARKALKTMDPKSVTDTVINATLRGRGGAGFSTGRKWSFIPKDAPPQRYLVVNADEMEPGTFKDRLLLEGNPHQLIEGMIIAAFAIQADTAYIFLRRAYRLAAARLEKALAEARAAGYLGKNIFGSGRSLEIHVHMSAGRYICGEETALINALEGRRANPRSKPPFPQISGLFGKPTIVNNVETLCNVPHIIGKGVDWFKSLALTEDGGTKLYGASGKVKKPGLWELPLGTSAREILEEHAGGMRDGLKFKGLLPGGASTDFLVEKHLDLPMDFNALGAAGSRLGTGTMIVMDDRTCPVGFVHNLIRFFAQESCGWCTPCREGLPWVEKTLAAIEAGKGKDGDVEILEMHAKALGMGNTYCALAPGAMEPLASALLYFRDDFTRHIKEQGCPWR
- the nuoG gene encoding NADH-quinone oxidoreductase subunit NuoG; its protein translation is MATIYIENKAHQVGTEKSLLDTCLSLGYDIPYFCWHPALGSVGACRLCAVKKFAGPDDTKGRIVMSCMEPVIDGLRISVNDPEARAFRARVIEWLMANHPHDCPVCDEGGECHLQDMTTMSGHVYRRYRFTKRTHVNQRLGPFINHEMNRCIQCYRCVRFYRDYAGGRDLNVFAAKNHLYFGRHEDGALRSPFSGNLVEVCPTGVFTDKTLKRHYARKWDLQTAPSVCAHCGLGCNIIAGARHGTLRRVLNRYNGEVNGYFLCDRGRFGYEFVNADTRIKSALVKSASGALETVPAEAVTAKIAALHAQGKRILGIGSPRASLESNFALMRLAGDAHFYAGVGKHEFSLYRLALSLLASGPYRAASLGDVRRADAVAILGEDLESAAPLLMLAARESAHGGARRAAGKLGIPGWDDAAVRYATPDGGGPLFVADCGPAAPGPGDFRGDPDSLARVAFAAAHEIDAAIPDATGLSPAEREFAARMAQGLKSADNPVIVSGMSRGSGALMRGAAALAAALCRDGKTAGLFLAGPECNGMGLALIAEKDLDDAIAAAASGGYDSVIILENDLYRRIADRDAERLFASKIPVTVIDCVHSRTTARADLVLPAASFPGSNGTLVNAEGRAQRFFQVFDEGEAIRPSWKWIVEIARAAGSPECRWTTFDEIAGALAESGPRFKALAALAPDANFRMTGQKIPRQSHRRSGRTAEFANVAVSEARPPLDAESPFTFTMEGTRLMPPAPLVPAYWRPSWNSVQSVNWYQEEVGGALKGGDPGVRLFEKVQGAAHESVSAPQAFAPRPGQWLLVPHHALFGSDELSMLAPGIMELAAAPHVILRPDEAGTLGLPEGASAHIAFGDTTVDAAVKLNDHVPAGTALLFPGPGVHFAAPAWGTIRGAKP
- the nuoH gene encoding NADH-quinone oxidoreductase subunit NuoH, with translation MNELLRTILIIGGVLGGVLGLASGLIWVERRLLALWQDRYGPNRVGPFGLLQVAADIIKLFFKEDWTPPFADKPVFIFAPAVVVAGVLMSFAVIPFSDTIFVTDLDIGLLFFLAMSSLGVYSIVLGGWASNNKYALLGSMRGAAQMITYEVFMGLSLMGVVMTAGSFSLRAIVEAQRGMWFVGPQFVGFAVFLIAGVAETHRLPFDLPEAESELVAGYHSEYSGMKFGMFFLGEYLGIILVSAMMTTLFFGGWLGPAFLPPFAWFLIKTFAFIGLFILLRAALPRPRYDQLMEYGWKLLLPLALVNLMVTGALILLGG
- the nuoI gene encoding NADH-quinone oxidoreductase subunit NuoI, with the translated sequence MLSILRSLWLVLLHTFKRPVTVLYPEVKPALPARWRGRIVLTNDPDGKERCVACYLCAVACPVDCISLQAAEMEDGRRYPEFFRINFSRCIFCGYCEDACPTYAIQLIPDFEMCEFDRQNLVYEKEDLRISGPGKYHDYNFYRVAGMSIAGKDKGEAQDEEKPVDVKSLLP